Within Cololabis saira isolate AMF1-May2022 chromosome 14, fColSai1.1, whole genome shotgun sequence, the genomic segment GCAGTTGTTTATCAGAGTTCGCTGTTGCCTTCTCCCTTTTGCTACACTACTCAAACATGCATTAGTTTTAATAGAAAGAAAGTTACAAAGCCCCTTCGGACTGCTGCGATAATACTGAAAATAGAAAAAGCCATGCATAAGTTAGGAAACTTGGAGTTTTGGTTACCTACAAATGGAAGCAAAAAGCTACAACAGGTAGTTTTTACGCAAAGCTACGTGTAGCCACCACCCGGAGCATACGCAGAACCTTAACGGAGCCGTAAACATATAACCAATGAAAACAAATTTGCGTTGAATTTATACAACCAAACCAATACACACCATTTTTCCGCTGGAGATTAAAACGTGAAATGACTGAAAGAAAGTTGGACGTGAGATGCTACAAGTACCAGACCAGTCTAACCATTTTAGTCTCTCCAGTGGGAACTAAACTTTGTCCCCCACGTCACTTTTAGTTCCTGTGCTAAAAACACAGGGCTCAAGGATTACGGCTCTTTAAGAGTCCTCAGTCTTTGCGGTTAAATCACACATACGTTGTGCAGTCACGCTCAGTTTCAATACGAATACAAGCTGCTGGTTATCAATGAAAGTGCATGAATCATTATGGCTACCTAAACCCCGCTGATTAAAATGTGTCTTTGTTACTGctttacccttaaatatgacaCATATCTCATAATTGGCAGATGAGAAACCTTCTTTAGTAAGACATTAAATCCTCAGGTACTGAGTTCTAGCCAGCAGTCAGGGAAACCTTAAAAGTCATAACATTCTGCTTATTTTTTGTACTAATGACACAAAACTCCAGTTGACACAAAGACGAAGGGAACTGGTTAGATAGTAAGAGTCCAGGATTGCTGGTGATGCCAACATTTATGAGGATGTGGCGCCAACTTTGTACCCCCTGGggcaatttttatttattttctttctttttccttaccAAAGCTAAAATCTAAATGTAAACATGGGAAGTTACTTTTAACTGAGCTGGGAGACAGCAGTGAATGTAATGATAGATAACCAGCGTTGACAACATAGAACCAGGAAATCTAAAACCATCTAAAAGCTCAGTACTTTCATGCTACATAATTTTACGTTTGTCTAAATCAGCCAGaagaaaatcaaaaacaaacagaacatCAGGAAACCAAGCATCTTAAAATGAAAATCTTAAAAACAAATGACTCGTCTcaaaaaaagatcttgaatgTAAAATCTTAAGCTAAATGACAACTGCTGATATGTTAATAAATATAGCCACTTTCTGAAGGACCATACTACTGATTTTGCACATTTCGGTCCATCAACAATAAATTCTGTAAACTTAACATTGATGATCTACATTTGGAGAACCATATCAGAACTTCTGCTTTCTTGCATCACTGCATGTATTTAACACAGCTAGTATCCACTCTATATAATGTTTTACCACTAtttggttgaaaaaaaaaagttcatttatatacatttattcatGCAAGAATCCTGCtactaaataacaaataaaaaaattctgaGGATTTTGAAGGGTACATGCAAGTCAGTGGGTTTAAAATGCCATAGAACAGATGTCACCAGACCGAGACCACGAGGCCTCAGACAcgtgttttggtcttgataggGTTGAGCTCCTTCTGGCTGTCTATCTTTGATGGCATCTCTTATGTTTGTAAGAAAATGATCATCCCCAGCCCAGTTATGGCAATATTTGGAACCTCACCTGAGGGGATTACACTTACAACTAATCAAGCAAGTGTGGTTGCCTCTGTCACACGCCTTGCCAGGAAATTAACTCTTAATTCTACTCTAAGGCTCCAATGCAGAAACATTGACTTGAGGAAATACTGGCCTATTACAAGCTACAGAATTTGAGGTACTCCTCGCAAGGCTGTGCCTTATAACGCGTGTCACATGTTGGACGTGTGATGTAAAGTCTGTAATTGTAATGTTCGTACTCCACCATTCCAAATACTGAAAATTCAAATATTTgagtaataacaataataataataatgaaatgcCAAGGAACAGACAAAGAAGCAGAGTTTGGAGGATTTTAGATGGATTGATGCGCCGTTGAACTAATACAGAAAATGACAATTCAAAGACTTTAGAGCACAGACTGTGATTAAATTTCTCAAACCTTCATATACCAATAAAGTCACCTGAGACCGGCTATCATTAGAATTTCTGGGATTAATGTGGGACAAACGTATAGTTTCTTGGCCCTTGAATTGGATTATTTGTTGTCCAATCACCAGGATTACTTGCTattagtattttaaatgtgtgacTCATCCATCAAAATGCTGTTTTCTTTCTAAATTGGGAACGGTTTTATTTAACCAAATAGTTCTTGAGCtatgtgaagaaaatcaaataaaaacgtTGCACTTTAGAAAGTTGAAACTGATGCTTGGGATCACAGGTTGTCACGCTCAGATCATTTACAATAATCTGCAGGTGAAACTAATTTCTGTCCACTTTATATGAAATAATCAGCTaaagttctcttttttttcctccatgcaCTAAATTTATCTAACTGTAAACCTTGAGAGCTTTAGACAATATTTGGCAGTAAATTCAAGAACACAAGAATTTGCAAAAACAGCAGTATGGTCCTTTAAATGTTGTGAGGCTGAAGTTCTAAAATGAACGTCCCTACAAGTAGAGATGCACAGATTTATTAGCTGGTGATGAATTTTCGGACAAATGTTGATTTTGTAtggcactttaaaaaaaaaaaaaaaatcagccatGAAATGTGTGAGTAAACAAACTCAAAACTGCTGAGGATGCTCGGTGTTATAAAGATAaagtggatacaaattattagTAAACCACACGGCCCCTGCTGTGATTCACTGGTTTAATACGTTACTGTGTGGGATTGATTTAGTTCTTTGAAAGAAAACCAGAATCCGCAGGTTAAACCTTAAAGAAGATTgcaatcggtgcatctctactgtTATCAGTTATCAGTATTCTTATGAATGCCATTACGTATACAGCTGGCACAGCTCGCAGTTGATGGAAGTCCAGCGCATGTGCTTTGACAGACAAATGTGCTTACAGTATATGTTAACGACATTTATATTTACAGTCAGCTCTGTTTTTGGTTCGGCAGTGAGTGTGAGGTTGTCATGCATCTGTTCTTCATGCGGGGTTCAGCATTGCATCTGATGGTGTCGTgtattcctttcttctttttttttcttcacttttgctgctgctgtttcaTCAGTCAGAGGTCAGGCAGTCCTTCCTTGGCCCAGGTGCAGTTCATGGTGCTGAAACCGGGCAGCGTGACGCGTCCGTGGGTGTAAATGTCGCGGTCGGAGCCCTGGTTCATCCGTTTGACCAGGTTCTTCTCGTACAGCAGGGGGTGGTAGGCGCCGAGCGTGCAGGCGGCGTCATAGAAACGCTGGTAGTAATGGCAGAGCTCCGTCTTTCTCCGGGACGGCAGGAACTCGTAGACGTGTACCACCTCGCACAGTGACATCATCAGGACAGTGCCTGtacaggaaaaagagaaatttaaaaaaatctctgacaactattaaaaaaaaaaaaaaaaaaaaaatagttttactAAGAAGGAGATTAATATAattgctttttcctctcttgtagCTCGTAGACGTATTTTActtcaatggaaggaccaaaaacctccatctcccaattcttggttgaaagacctgatgtcctttttatatttagagaaaattaaatacggtattaggggttgctctgataagttttcttatatttgggaacctattctttcttttgttaattatttgacatccttggaagattaatttaatttgatttaatttaattatagggaagtatgataatgctaaccatgtctattttttttagggttcctcttatgtctgtttattttaatatttatttatttatcttatttcattttatttttttattttttttatttatttatttattttgttgttgttatgtgtgtcctgtattttattttattactttatttttcctattattattgtcttcagtcagagtttgattggtaattggtacttactttgggacctgtttataattacgtattttgcagtgtgtgtgttttggggtgtttgttattTTAAGTTTcgtgtccttatttattttacttgtttttttttttgtgtgtgtggtaaaatataaaacggggtattctgtcgaatcctttaaaaaatgtttattgtgtaatatgcattacatcaactacccaataaagaaacatgttaaagaaaaaaaaaaaatcagattttttcGCTGTGTCGCTGGACGACAACAATTATCAAATTCAGACTTTTTGATGAGTGAATTTATAAAATGTTCCATTCATGcaaatttaattaatctttcaGAGGTTTCATGTATTCGATCAACCGTCTCACCAAGATTCATTTAAATGTATACACCACACCCCTGTAAACACAAATGCAACACTAAATGGCTGGAAGAATATAAAATACCTCAGCACTATCTTGTTGTTTCTGCAAGATTCACATCAGCTTAACTTAACTTTGTAACATGGACATCATATATGAGCGTGGATGAGAGACAGGACAAGGTGAGACAGCCGGATTTTCTCATACCCAGCAGGCCAGAGGAGGGCGGGTTCTTCTGGATGGGCTCCGCCATGTTGTCTTGTATCCGCTGCCAGACCTGCCACTCAAAGCGAGGATGCAGGATGTAGAAGGGCTGCTGAGGGTGAAGCCTTCTGTATCTCTGGTACTGGGTGAAGATTGGGTAATCTGTCCTGTTGTACCACTGCAGGGGAGAAACAGGCCGCGGCACCGATCACATCTCCCGTGCCatccacaaaataaacaaagtgtTGCAAATACACAAGTCATCGTAACAAGGTTAAAAACCTAGTAGGGGGGAAAATAAAGAGGTGTCACCTGAGAGAGATTGGAAGAAAAGGGCGCGGGGTCCCAGGCCACCAGAGCGCCTGAGCTGTACAGGGAACTAGACAGGAAGCGGTGGTCGTCAGACGCCATCACCTGGGAGACAGGGAGAGGTGTTTTTGGAACCGATGACAGGTCATTTATAAACTATCGTTAACTAaatgccagaggtgtcaaaagtattcacattcattactcaggtagaagtatagatactagagtttaaaaaatacTAGTTGCATacaagtattgtaatggtgcaaaaagtcaaacttcagaggcatgttatcatttatcctaacctttattggaatgtacatccaagtttagttgcaggaatctgagggaacggatgtaagaacaaaactggacaagaacatctgaaacaaccacaaccaaattcactctatccggatggagcaatttaactggatagttttttttttaaaggccaaaatgaaatagaataacaaggctgtttttaaaatgtaaggagtaaaaagtacagataattgcgtgaaaatgtaaggagtaaaagtaaaaagtcgtctgaaaaataattactccagtgaagtatagataaccaaaatttctacttaagtaacttGACATCTTTGCTAAATGCAAACTGAGTTCGTTCTCTGAAGAGCTTCTGGTGGTGTTCCCATCGCCAAGGATGCGTCCAGAGACTCATGTCAAAGTAGTTACAACTTATTTCACTAGCTGAGCTTCACCTGTTGTTTCATCAGATGatactggatttttttttaatttcagtgtGAAGAAATTTCCCTTTCATTATGGCTAAACATATTGTACACACCTCAACAAGATTCATGGTATTTAATGAAAACATGTAAACTTCACTTCACAGTTAGTGAACAATTAACATAAGGAGTCAGTATTTACATGGAGAAGTCCAGATTTAGTTTCGAGTCATCAAGATAAGCGGGATAAAGCCTGTATCAAGTTTTGCTCGTCATTTGAGGAAGGATGAATTTAGGCTTAATCTGTTTTATTTGTGctgcttttttcatttgcagttatttttttatgctgaaatcaaggttttattttatttatgttttgacTTTTATCACATTTATTATGAAGAAGCACACAAAATTCCAAATCACACATTGGAGgaattttagtttaaaaaaaatttaaaaattgatAGCAcatgctttaattttttttcaactgAGCAAAATGTATATGTATAATTCACAAAAAAGATCTTAATACAAATCTTTTGGGAGATGCTCGGCTCAAAGAGTTTAAGTTACATTAGAAAAAAAGTGCACAAGTTCACATAAAGGCTGAGAATTCATTAAACATTGAGTATTCAGATTAAAAAAACTGGATTAGATGGAGATTTAGAAAGAACCAGATGGGCTCTCTGTCCTTTAGTGCCACTGTTGTGCAGGTGCACAAATAACTCACGCAGTGGTTGTCAACATTGTGGTTAAAggtttgtttcagcagctggagCAAAAGCACAACTGATATGAGGAAACGATACTTAGATATACAACAATGAGTGGTTTCTCATCGTCTATAAACTTCATAAATTTTGCTtcaagtcccccccccccttcatttaATGACACGATCTGCATGACATGAGTTGTTTGGGGCTGACACTCTGCAGCAGCTGGGTTGCATGTTTGTGCATTTTACCTGCGAGTTGATGAGGCGGAGCGTCGTTTTCGAGCCCACGTCTTTTTCAAAGCCGGTAGTTGGTGCAGCGTTGAAGCGCAGCACTGCATCATGAGAGTCTagggaataaaaaaagagaaccaGTCTTGAAGAAGTGAATCTTCTTGAGTTACTGATGCGACACGCTCTTCTTTCTCACCCAGTAAATAACCGCTATGAACAGGAAAGCCTTGAATTAAACATCGTCAGAACAGgtgttttgtgtatttttaaGAACTTAAGCAAGAGTGGCGTTCAACAGATACACCGTCTGCAAGTAGGAGTTTCATATCACCGAAAATCAAGAGGGTCACTTTGTAAACTGACAAACTGGCCCTAGGTAAGATAAACAGCAGATGTCTCAACAGTTGCATTTTAATATTcatcaaattataataataataaagagttTTCATAATGACTCTTGGGGGGAAAGGGTATTGACAATGAAGTTTTAAAAAAGTACACTCTTTTGGTTAATGCTGGGCATCAATCTGGAAAAGGTTATTAGACCATTTCCAAGCTACTTGGAGTCGACCGTAAGAAcgattattcacaagtggaagAACATTCAAGACAGCTGCCAAAAGTTCACCTTAATATCAAACTGTGAAATGCTCAGCAAAGCTACAGAAAAACTGTAGAAGAAGAGCTTCATATCAGACTCTGCCGACCTCACCGAACATCTTCGCTGTCTACGTTGAGACGAAGACTGGACAAGTGAGGCTTGTCTGGAAAATGCTTGTGTCTGTTAAAGTAACATGGCAGCACAGCTCTGGTTTGCAAAGTTACTTCTGGAACAATGTCTTTTGGACAGACAAAATTAATATTTGACTAGAATTCACAGCGCTGGGTCTGGTGAAAACCAAGTGCAGAATGCCTCATAACTACtgtcaagcatggtggtggagggctgatgatttgggcttgttttgcagTCATTGAGACAACCATAaacacgtctttttttttttgctatgaaATTTCTTCTGCCAGGCTTATGAAGTGTAATGAACATATAAAATGAAATGGAAGAAGTGTTTTAGGGAGAAGTGGAAAGATCTGGGTTAAATTCATTTACATGGATATTAGGGGTCCTCATCCTGGCTGGAGTCAAAGGATGAATCAGCAGCAAGTATTTGGGATGCAGAGACAGCCTAAATTGCATGCCACTTTTTATAATTTCTCCATAGTAATCCGAGTTGATAAACAGGAGACAAGATGGGAGGGAGACAAGCTGACAGCTATTAAAACAGTGTGGGACGAGGAGGTAGAGCAGCTTCCAGGCACCGATATcacagtaatatatatatatatatatatatatatatatatatatatatatatatatatgcgtgcCTTAAAAACCTGCtagcaattaaataaaaatctggGCAAATACCAGCCGACCACTGAACGTAAGGGTGGAGACCCAGAGAAAATTTAGCCTACGAGGGCCGTGCTTGAAATTAAATAACAatttattataaattataaaaaacaaaacaatgtaatGTTAAACTGTTGTATATGCAGGTCTTTTCAATGTTCAGTAaaaaacatacatatacatgATTTTATGGAAAACAAGTGAATTATCCTCATTGGACTGTGATCTCAGAGAGGTAAAGAAGGCTGTTGGTAATGAAAATGGCTGGTAATGAAGTTAATGGTAATGGTAAACAATGTTTGTTGGGATTTTTCTGGTTGCCAATGCTTTGGGATAATTAAACAACGTTATCCCTGTTCCTGAGATACCAACGTAACAGGAGGGTTAATGTGTCAAACGCTCTCAGTCATTTTGTAggttcaacatttttttagacCTCCAGACTCATCTCTGTACTTCTTGTTTATGCATCGGTGTAAACATTTCTCACCTATCTCTTTTCCCAGCCCAGAGTTTCGGAGAGAACCTGCTGACGACACCACGGCGCAGCTCTTGTACGGCccgaggtcagaggtcagctgTTTCGGTGGCAGGTAAGTGGCCCAGGGTAGCGCCGAGAAAGGCTGGAGGTCGGAGGTCAATGTCAAGACTTCCACCTTGGCCTTCAGTTGGCAGAGAAGCTTGGGACCACTCAGCTTTGGTCTGCTGGGAACTCCACCGGGACCGGACAACGTGACTCCGTATTTATTCATTGCCTGGCAGAAAGTACAGAAGTAAGCTCGCTTCTGAAACTATTTATTTGGATCacagccagaggtgtcaagtaatgaagtacaaatactttgttaccttacttaagtagaaattttggttatctatacttcactggagtaattatttttcagacgactttttacttttactccttacattttcacgcaattatctgtactttttactccttacattttaaaaacagcctcgttactctatttcatttcggcctttaaaaaaaaaaaaaaaactatccagttaaattgctccatccggatagagtgaatttggttgtggttgtttcagatgttcttgtccagttttgttcttacatcctttcccctcagattcctgcaactaaacttggatgtacattccaataaaggttaggataaatgataacatgcctctgaagtttggctttttgcaccattacaatacttataggcaactagtcatcatatcttctgctctctgaaacacatgttaatgctcaatagtacacatatatggttctttaatatatttgcattatactaagatgcattcattttcaatggcttttgtccttaatggcttttttcccccttacattacttttactttgatactttaagtagttttgaaaccagtacttttatacttttacttgagtaaaaaacttgagttgatacttcaacttctacaggagtatttttaaactctagtatctatacttctacctgagtaatgaatgtgaatacttttgacacctctgatcacaGCACAAACATGGCTGTTGTGGCAGTAACTCTCACCTGGTAGTTCTGCACCACCTTCTTCAGCCGGCTTCCCAGCATGTTGCTCGACATCTCGTCATCCCACACCTCTCCCAAAAGCCCATGTGGCCCGAAGAACTCAGCATCCCCCCCTTTATTGCCACTGAGCTCGCCCTTTCGCCGGCGTCCAAACAGGGTCTCCAGCGCTCGCGTGAAGGGGCGCGGCAGCAGGTTGGTGAAAAACCCAGCCGACTCCCGCACTTTTACAGTTTGCTTTGGTGGCGAATTCCCTCCCTCGCGGGTTTGGTTGGGTGAGGAGAGGACGGGGATCGGACGGCGAGGATCCCCTGGAACAACGCCAGGGAGCTTCTGAGGGTCCATGTACACGGGTTTGGCTCCTCCTCGCAGCACCTGAGGAGATCAGAGGGTTGACTGTTTCATTTCAGCTTGCACTGAGAGGACATTTCATTTAGAGCAACAAGCAAACATATGTTTTCTATGCAACTGTAATTGTCACTTGAATACGTTATAATAAATAATGAGTTATTTAACATTAAAGGAatagttacatttattttacattacaTTCGATTACATTTAGTTACATTTataagcagaggtgggtagaggagccaaaaattgtactcaagtaaaagtactgttacttcagaataatatgactcaagtaaaaagtagtcatccaaataaataaaataataataaataaaataataaaataaataataaataaaataataaaataaataataaataaaataaattaaaattaataaaaaatagcttaaattaaaataatcttaaagtaaattcaagtactttaataaataataaaataaataaaataataacagaataaaaaaataaattaggcacaagtagcacaaaatttcaagcctttgtacttttcttttttaaccaggcagaactagaacaagctcatgaactcatataaactctgtgtgtgtttgagtctgtgtttatgtgacaaaacatgcaaaaacaaacatttttcccaaagaatcacccagtgatgtcatgagattgacgcggaggggataaaagaaaatctactcaagtaaaagtaaaaagtatagtgattcaaaactactcctaaaagtacaaaatttcccaaaacttactcaagtaaatgtaactcgtttctacccacctctgtttaTAAGTTACATCTGGCCCTTTGAGGACAGCCATTATGCTGATGTGGCCCCCGGTGatatgagtttgacacccctgatttaTAGAGACTGTGGACATCTCGTTTTATATGGTAATAGAGCTTTTAAACCTGTGCAAACACCAATAAGTCATCTGATTTTATAATGTGGGAACATTAGGAGGTCTTTCTTGAACACAGACATCAAAAACTCTGGGTTGTGTCATTTAAAAGCTTCTCTGCAAGTGCTTAGTGTCGGTCAAATGAAGCCAGAAATTAATTTGTGTATAATGAAATACAACCAGTTTGGAGGCTTAAGTTGTGTTAAGTAATCCTTAACACCACCAACAGTGAAGCGAGGGGACATACCTTGATGACAGAGTGCGTGCGAGGCTGAGCCCTGGTCCGAGCCCGCACGCCGAAGATGGCATCGGTGACAGGAACGCTGTTTTCAGCGCAGAGGGCGTAGAACAGAGCCATGGAGATGCAGAATAGAGTCATGCAGATCACTCCGCGGCGAGCCCGACGTCTCAGACGCCACAGCAGGCTGACTCTGTCCATCGCTGCCCCGGGAATCTGCAGGGAAAaccaaactaaaataaaaaacttgtGTGCCAGTCTCACAATGGGCGATTCCAGTTGGTCTAATTGTCTAATGATATCCAGAGGGTGGATTTacataaataaagcaaatatgCTGTTTGAACCGCTGACTTCGAGCTCCCCTCTTTAAAATACCGAAGCAAATGAACCCCAACATCATTAAACGGCATCTTCATCATCAGTTTGCTTGTTTTGCAACGGTTAAACATCATTTCACTTTAACTCCACTCACTCAGCCTGTTATGGGACATTGTTTAGCCTAGGCAGATTTTGCCTTAATGAATAATTTCCTTGATGTAAAACAGTAAGTATTACAGTTTAATTTTTACAATCAAAAATGATACCTAGGGTATggaaacataaatattgttGTAAAAACTGCCTGCGAGTCCTGGAGGCTTCattaaaaggggacctattatgaaaaacacttttttctcttgctttaacatatataaagtggtctcccctcagcctgccaactcagagaaggaggaaagcaaccaaattctgcagtgtctgtacagccgcccggatgatccatccagtgtgatgtggcttctatgagccgttcagattctgctccctttcgtcacataacgaaaatgcgatttacattg encodes:
- the st6gal1 gene encoding beta-galactoside alpha-2,6-sialyltransferase 1 isoform X1 gives rise to the protein MGYKIPGAAMDRVSLLWRLRRRARRGVICMTLFCISMALFYALCAENSVPVTDAIFGVRARTRAQPRTHSVIKVLRGGAKPVYMDPQKLPGVVPGDPRRPIPVLSSPNQTREGGNSPPKQTVKVRESAGFFTNLLPRPFTRALETLFGRRRKGELSGNKGGDAEFFGPHGLLGEVWDDEMSSNMLGSRLKKVVQNYQAMNKYGVTLSGPGGVPSRPKLSGPKLLCQLKAKVEVLTLTSDLQPFSALPWATYLPPKQLTSDLGPYKSCAVVSSAGSLRNSGLGKEIDSHDAVLRFNAAPTTGFEKDVGSKTTLRLINSQVMASDDHRFLSSSLYSSGALVAWDPAPFSSNLSQWYNRTDYPIFTQYQRYRRLHPQQPFYILHPRFEWQVWQRIQDNMAEPIQKNPPSSGLLGTVLMMSLCEVVHVYEFLPSRRKTELCHYYQRFYDAACTLGAYHPLLYEKNLVKRMNQGSDRDIYTHGRVTLPGFSTMNCTWAKEGLPDL
- the st6gal1 gene encoding beta-galactoside alpha-2,6-sialyltransferase 1 isoform X2, which gives rise to MDRVSLLWRLRRRARRGVICMTLFCISMALFYALCAENSVPVTDAIFGVRARTRAQPRTHSVIKVLRGGAKPVYMDPQKLPGVVPGDPRRPIPVLSSPNQTREGGNSPPKQTVKVRESAGFFTNLLPRPFTRALETLFGRRRKGELSGNKGGDAEFFGPHGLLGEVWDDEMSSNMLGSRLKKVVQNYQAMNKYGVTLSGPGGVPSRPKLSGPKLLCQLKAKVEVLTLTSDLQPFSALPWATYLPPKQLTSDLGPYKSCAVVSSAGSLRNSGLGKEIDSHDAVLRFNAAPTTGFEKDVGSKTTLRLINSQVMASDDHRFLSSSLYSSGALVAWDPAPFSSNLSQWYNRTDYPIFTQYQRYRRLHPQQPFYILHPRFEWQVWQRIQDNMAEPIQKNPPSSGLLGTVLMMSLCEVVHVYEFLPSRRKTELCHYYQRFYDAACTLGAYHPLLYEKNLVKRMNQGSDRDIYTHGRVTLPGFSTMNCTWAKEGLPDL